One Pirellulaceae bacterium DNA segment encodes these proteins:
- a CDS encoding PTS sugar transporter subunit IIA has product MAENDFDIESLARFLHISPQQVDRLVTRGRVPGRKVAGRWRFSSAEIHHWMEERMGLLEDGELVQVEGALARADNIATSEVLLREMLSVDTIAVPLKAKTKGSVISEMANLAAQSGMLWDPDKMEEAVRTREQLQTTAMESGIALLHPRRPLSNILSEPVLAIGVSHQGIPFGGSRRLTDLFFLICSTDDRGHLRTLARLSRLIANEDLVTNLRNAVDQTEIHERISQGEADLNN; this is encoded by the coding sequence ATGGCCGAAAATGACTTTGATATCGAAAGCTTGGCTCGCTTCCTGCACATTTCTCCGCAGCAGGTCGACCGTTTAGTAACACGTGGTCGAGTCCCCGGTCGGAAAGTCGCGGGGCGATGGCGGTTTTCTTCCGCCGAAATCCATCATTGGATGGAAGAGCGGATGGGACTGCTCGAAGACGGCGAATTGGTACAAGTCGAAGGCGCCCTTGCTCGCGCCGACAACATCGCCACCTCGGAAGTTTTACTTCGTGAGATGCTCAGCGTCGACACGATCGCTGTCCCGTTGAAAGCCAAGACCAAAGGCTCGGTGATCTCTGAGATGGCCAACCTGGCCGCACAATCAGGCATGCTTTGGGATCCCGACAAGATGGAAGAGGCAGTGCGAACGCGCGAGCAACTGCAAACAACCGCGATGGAGTCCGGCATCGCGCTCTTGCATCCGCGTCGTCCGCTTTCGAATATCCTTTCGGAACCGGTGCTGGCAATCGGTGTTTCCCACCAAGGAATTCCATTTGGCGGTAGCCGTCGCTTAACAGATTTATTTTTTCTCATCTGCTCAACCGATGACCGCGGACACCTACGCACTCTAGCAAGATTGAGTCGCCTGATTGCAAACGAAGATCTTGTTACCAACCTCCGTAATGCGGTCGACCAAACCGAAATCCATGAGCGAATCAGCCAGGGAGAGGCCGACCTAAACAATTAG
- the pgsA gene encoding CDP-diacylglycerol--glycerol-3-phosphate 3-phosphatidyltransferase, translated as MESKPQGPDPFAMTLPNQITIARLVISILLFIFVPLQLYIPALIAFVVAAGTDWVDGYLARKHNLVTKLGRILDPFADKILICGSFIFLAAEPESQIPAWMAVVVVGRELLVTVLRSFMEEQGVDFSAKMAGKLKMVFQCAAVVMSLALLATQPEIPTWLKISTSIVAWIAVISTVYSGIGYIITAARLLRG; from the coding sequence ATGGAATCAAAACCTCAGGGTCCTGATCCGTTCGCGATGACATTACCGAATCAGATCACGATCGCGCGTTTGGTCATCTCGATTCTGTTGTTCATCTTCGTTCCGCTCCAGCTTTACATACCCGCCTTGATCGCTTTCGTGGTCGCAGCGGGCACCGATTGGGTCGATGGTTATCTTGCAAGGAAGCATAACTTAGTGACAAAACTCGGCCGAATCCTCGATCCGTTCGCCGACAAGATCCTGATTTGTGGCTCGTTCATTTTCCTAGCGGCCGAGCCTGAATCCCAGATTCCGGCTTGGATGGCCGTGGTCGTTGTCGGCCGAGAACTGCTCGTGACCGTCTTGCGAAGCTTCATGGAGGAGCAGGGAGTCGATTTTTCGGCAAAGATGGCCGGTAAACTGAAAATGGTTTTCCAGTGTGCGGCCGTCGTGATGAGCCTTGCGTTACTGGCAACCCAACCGGAAATACCAACGTGGCTGAAGATCTCCACAAGTATCGTCGCTTGGATTGCCGTGATCTCAACCGTCTATTCTGGAATCGGCTACATCATTACAGCGGCTCGGCTGCTGCGTGGCTAA
- a CDS encoding pyridoxine 5'-phosphate synthase: MAELGVNIDHVATVRQARKTYEPDPVWAATLAELGGADSITIHLREDRRHIQDRDLRILRETVTVKLNLEMACDAEIVRIACEATPDQVTLVPERREEVTTEGGLNVVGQPESVIHAIEKLKSSEILISLFLDPEPNQLKAAKELGVDGVELHTGPYSLAKPDDHAGELNRLVESGRLIRELGMTLHAGHGLTYRNVQPVAGIDDMCELNIGHSIVARALMVGMQQAVREMKDLIV; this comes from the coding sequence ATGGCAGAACTCGGTGTAAACATTGACCACGTGGCGACCGTTCGGCAAGCGAGAAAAACCTATGAGCCGGACCCCGTCTGGGCGGCAACCCTAGCCGAACTTGGTGGCGCCGACAGCATTACCATCCACCTCCGTGAAGATCGTCGGCATATCCAAGACCGTGACTTGCGGATCCTGAGAGAGACCGTCACGGTCAAATTGAATCTAGAAATGGCCTGCGACGCAGAAATCGTACGTATCGCCTGTGAAGCGACCCCAGACCAAGTAACCCTCGTCCCCGAACGACGGGAAGAGGTAACGACAGAGGGTGGCCTCAATGTTGTCGGACAGCCTGAGTCGGTGATCCATGCCATCGAAAAACTGAAATCTTCGGAAATTCTCATCAGCCTATTCCTCGACCCCGAACCCAATCAGCTCAAAGCAGCAAAGGAACTGGGGGTTGATGGGGTAGAACTCCACACGGGGCCCTATTCGCTGGCAAAACCCGATGACCATGCGGGCGAACTGAATCGGCTCGTCGAATCAGGCAGGTTGATTCGTGAACTGGGAATGACGCTCCACGCCGGTCATGGCTTGACCTACCGCAACGTGCAACCCGTGGCAGGGATTGACGACATGTGCGAGTTAAATATTGGCCATAGCATCGTGGCAAGAGCACTGATGGTGGGGATGCAACAGGCAGTTCGGGAGATGAAAGATCTAATCGTCTAG
- a CDS encoding aminodeoxychorismate/anthranilate synthase component II yields the protein MILLIDNYDSFVHNLARYLRRMGSDTLVVRNDKITVDWIQNNEIEAIVLSPGPCTPAEAGMSLEIVDRFWKTIPLLGVCLGHQTIAAAFGASIIRSTAPMHGRASQIHCQSSDLFDGLPNPLTVARYHSLVVDESTLPDKLRATAHARDGTLMAVEHVTHPIVGWQFHPESILTESGYELLARFFHRAGMRVPNPLPNMETEQRRMTPAPISWTNHPITF from the coding sequence ATGATTTTGTTGATCGACAATTACGATAGTTTCGTCCATAACCTCGCTCGCTATCTGCGGCGAATGGGATCCGACACCCTTGTCGTCAGGAACGACAAGATTACAGTCGATTGGATTCAGAACAATGAAATCGAAGCCATTGTTCTCTCACCCGGTCCTTGCACACCTGCTGAGGCCGGCATGAGTCTTGAGATCGTCGATCGATTCTGGAAAACAATTCCCCTGCTGGGCGTCTGCCTAGGCCATCAAACGATTGCCGCCGCGTTTGGTGCGTCGATTATCCGGTCAACGGCTCCGATGCACGGACGGGCCAGTCAAATTCATTGCCAATCATCCGACTTGTTTGATGGACTTCCCAATCCGCTCACCGTAGCTCGATATCACTCCCTGGTCGTGGACGAATCCACGTTACCCGACAAACTTCGAGCTACTGCCCACGCGCGCGACGGGACGCTCATGGCCGTGGAACATGTGACTCACCCAATCGTCGGCTGGCAATTCCATCCTGAATCCATTCTGACCGAATCGGGTTATGAGTTACTGGCGAGATTTTTTCATCGGGCTGGCATGCGAGTGCCCAATCCTTTGCCGAACATGGAAACCGAACAACGACGCATGACACCAGCTCCAATCAGCTGGACGAATCACCCGATCACTTTTTAG
- a CDS encoding CPBP family glutamic-type intramembrane protease gives MIEWLLSLLVGFAVVGIPLSLFLWVLCFARMQKGQPIIPWSPRRRVPWNLLDLIAILFIGLVVVSGSTQLISSTFDLNLAEMELEDLPPNQQMQLLIGGSVSSVAVLLLSLAFIRIRARANLADLGLSGGQIGQDLLLGLTGFIMLVVPMLAIQLTATFLIQTDERHPFIDVILQTPDIQFLAVITFAGIVVAPLAEEFLFRVILQGWLERVMMEFRSPPAPSCDSLPLNHAGELDSLGAAACSTESDLPIPLDTPVTPDPIPAERVTKNPVTAANCDDEDDAAEPQGPLWCFPILISGVMFGLAHLGQGPAPIALIFLGCGLGYIYQRTHRVLPCITVHFLVNLLAIAQLGLYIGQQANP, from the coding sequence ATGATCGAATGGCTCCTGTCGCTTCTAGTCGGTTTTGCGGTGGTTGGCATTCCTCTCAGCCTGTTTCTCTGGGTCTTGTGCTTTGCTCGAATGCAAAAGGGGCAACCGATCATTCCCTGGTCTCCCCGACGACGCGTCCCCTGGAATCTTCTCGATTTAATCGCGATTCTCTTTATTGGGCTGGTAGTCGTTTCCGGTTCAACTCAATTAATCTCCTCTACATTCGACCTCAACTTGGCAGAGATGGAGCTGGAAGATCTCCCTCCGAATCAGCAAATGCAGCTGCTGATTGGGGGGTCAGTTTCATCGGTCGCGGTACTCCTGCTGTCCCTCGCTTTCATCCGCATCCGTGCTCGGGCGAACCTTGCCGATCTGGGATTGAGCGGTGGTCAAATCGGGCAGGACTTATTGCTAGGACTGACGGGCTTCATAATGCTGGTCGTTCCCATGCTGGCGATCCAGCTGACCGCAACGTTTTTAATTCAAACTGACGAACGACATCCGTTCATTGATGTCATCCTGCAAACACCCGACATTCAGTTCTTAGCGGTAATAACCTTTGCGGGAATCGTTGTCGCACCACTGGCTGAGGAGTTCCTATTTCGAGTCATTCTGCAAGGTTGGCTGGAGCGTGTCATGATGGAATTCCGCTCCCCCCCTGCCCCTTCCTGCGACAGTCTACCTTTGAACCACGCTGGAGAGTTGGACTCCTTGGGAGCCGCAGCTTGTTCCACCGAATCCGACTTACCCATCCCCCTTGATACTCCCGTCACTCCGGATCCGATCCCCGCAGAACGCGTCACGAAGAACCCCGTAACCGCAGCGAATTGCGACGATGAAGATGATGCAGCAGAGCCCCAAGGACCCCTCTGGTGCTTTCCGATTCTGATTTCCGGCGTGATGTTTGGTTTGGCCCACCTGGGACAAGGTCCCGCCCCGATTGCTCTCATCTTTCTGGGCTGCGGACTCGGCTATATTTACCAGCGGACTCACCGCGTCCTTCCCTGCATCACCGTTCATTTCCTGGTCAACTTGCTGGCGATTGCACAACTTGGCCTTTATATCGGGCAACAAGCCAATCCGTGA
- the dapA gene encoding 4-hydroxy-tetrahydrodipicolinate synthase: MTRKGSDFAGLSVALVTPFDENNKVDVQTLRQQVEFQIAAGTTCLCPIGTTGESPTLTPREHEQVISEVVQAAAGRIKVMPGTGSNSTAEALRFTKWAASEGADAALMVAPYYNKPTQEGFYQHYKATAEAVDIPICVYNIPGRTGKNIEPDTIARMAEIENITMVKEATGSMDQASQILATTNLTVLSGDDSMTLPLMSVGGEGVISVVGNIVPRDMIELLQTYLAGDFVKAQQLHARLFTLCRDLLSLSTNPIPIKSAMQMLGRDTGALRLPMTSLDEQGQAKLRETLTGYGLL, from the coding sequence ATGACACGGAAAGGCTCTGATTTCGCCGGTTTATCGGTCGCATTGGTAACCCCATTTGACGAAAACAACAAGGTCGACGTCCAAACCTTACGGCAACAAGTCGAGTTCCAGATCGCAGCGGGAACGACTTGCCTCTGCCCGATCGGCACGACAGGTGAATCCCCCACACTGACTCCCCGAGAGCACGAACAGGTCATCTCGGAAGTTGTGCAAGCGGCAGCCGGGCGAATCAAGGTCATGCCTGGTACCGGCTCCAACAGCACGGCAGAGGCACTACGATTCACCAAATGGGCGGCGAGTGAGGGGGCGGATGCCGCTCTCATGGTTGCTCCCTACTACAACAAGCCCACTCAAGAAGGGTTTTATCAACACTACAAGGCCACCGCCGAAGCAGTGGACATTCCCATCTGCGTTTACAATATTCCCGGTCGGACTGGCAAGAATATTGAACCCGATACGATCGCCCGTATGGCCGAGATTGAAAACATCACCATGGTCAAAGAAGCAACGGGCTCGATGGACCAAGCGTCGCAAATTCTCGCGACCACGAACCTGACGGTTTTGAGCGGCGACGATAGCATGACATTACCGTTAATGTCGGTGGGAGGTGAAGGAGTGATCTCCGTGGTTGGCAACATTGTTCCCCGAGACATGATCGAACTGCTGCAAACCTACCTGGCAGGCGACTTCGTCAAGGCCCAACAACTGCATGCACGATTGTTCACCCTCTGCCGAGACCTTCTTTCGCTTTCAACCAATCCAATTCCGATCAAGTCCGCCATGCAGATGCTCGGGCGGGACACGGGTGCGTTACGACTGCCGATGACCTCTCTGGACGAGCAAGGACAAGCAAAACTGCGAGAGACCTTGACCGGTTATGGATTACTGTAA
- the rimO gene encoding 30S ribosomal protein S12 methylthiotransferase RimO, translating into MTTAQSSINANSAKGTYAFISLGCPKNLVDSERMLGLLQLDGYQLVQEPDGADFVVVNTCGFIEAAREESFSAIHEMLQLKREGRTRGVIVSGCLAERQKDDLLNSCPEIDHLVGVFGREEITRVADRLLGDLEEQRTVFRPAAIRALPDTDRLRITPRHFAYLKISEGCDRLCTFCAIPKMRGKHVTKPIEQVIHEARQLVDDGVRELIVVAQDTTYYGLDLYGRPQLAELLKQLDAVEGLDWIRLMYFYPMYIDDELIETLANSQRIVPYLDMPLQHINDTMLRRMSRKVTRAQTEELLTKLRDNIQDLVLRTTFITGFPGETNEQFEELVEFVQQQRFERMGVFDYSLEPDTPAAQLPHHIAAEVMQARRQRLMEVQQEISHNWNLQQEGRRMQVILDSSVPEQSNAWVGRSKADAPDVDGLVYVTGENLSEGQIVDCEIVAAREYDLIAAAL; encoded by the coding sequence TTGACCACCGCACAATCATCGATCAACGCAAACTCCGCCAAGGGAACCTATGCGTTCATCAGCTTAGGTTGCCCGAAAAACCTAGTTGACAGCGAACGAATGCTGGGGCTCCTACAACTGGATGGATACCAACTGGTGCAAGAACCGGATGGAGCCGATTTTGTGGTGGTGAACACTTGTGGCTTTATCGAAGCGGCGCGTGAAGAGTCGTTTTCGGCCATTCACGAAATGCTGCAGCTCAAACGGGAAGGTCGCACACGAGGAGTGATCGTTTCTGGCTGTCTCGCCGAGAGACAGAAAGATGACCTATTGAACAGTTGCCCGGAAATTGATCATTTGGTGGGTGTGTTTGGGCGAGAGGAAATCACCCGGGTGGCTGATCGCCTGTTAGGGGATCTCGAGGAACAACGAACTGTATTTCGTCCCGCCGCAATTCGGGCCCTCCCAGACACTGACCGACTGCGCATCACGCCCAGACACTTCGCCTATCTCAAAATCTCGGAAGGATGTGACCGACTCTGCACCTTTTGTGCCATTCCGAAGATGCGGGGCAAGCATGTGACCAAACCGATCGAGCAGGTGATCCATGAAGCCCGCCAGCTTGTCGATGATGGCGTCCGCGAATTGATTGTCGTCGCCCAGGACACGACCTACTACGGCCTTGACCTTTATGGTCGTCCCCAGTTGGCCGAACTGCTCAAGCAACTTGACGCAGTCGAAGGTCTTGATTGGATTCGCTTAATGTACTTCTATCCGATGTACATCGATGATGAGCTGATTGAAACACTGGCTAACAGCCAGCGGATTGTCCCCTACCTCGATATGCCGCTGCAGCACATCAACGACACGATGCTCCGCCGAATGTCACGAAAAGTAACTCGAGCACAGACAGAAGAGTTGCTAACCAAACTTCGTGACAACATCCAAGATCTCGTACTTCGCACAACTTTCATCACAGGTTTCCCCGGCGAAACGAATGAACAGTTCGAAGAGCTTGTTGAGTTTGTTCAGCAGCAGCGTTTCGAGCGGATGGGCGTTTTCGATTACTCGCTTGAACCGGATACGCCAGCCGCTCAATTACCCCATCACATTGCGGCAGAGGTGATGCAGGCTCGACGCCAGCGACTAATGGAGGTTCAGCAAGAGATTTCGCACAACTGGAATCTGCAACAAGAGGGTCGCCGAATGCAGGTGATCCTCGATTCGAGCGTGCCAGAGCAATCCAACGCGTGGGTCGGCCGCTCCAAGGCCGATGCTCCGGATGTAGATGGACTTGTTTACGTGACGGGTGAGAATCTTTCGGAAGGTCAAATCGTGGACTGCGAAATCGTGGCAGCCCGCGAATACGACCTGATCGCGGCAGCGCTGTAA
- a CDS encoding DUF447 family protein — translation MILEGIVTTLNDDGQANVSPMGPIVDRQIQELKLRPYQTSQTYQNLKRHGEGVFHVTDNVAMLAQCAIGPITPPPTFIKAPNISGKILTDACRWYEFRVLDLDDTQPRTTIRCEIVGHGRQRDFFGFNRAKHAVLEAAILATRVNLIPQDQIEFEMKRLQTLIEKTAGDQEKWAFEFLRDYVHNKTTLKP, via the coding sequence TTGATTCTGGAAGGCATTGTCACAACGCTCAACGATGATGGGCAGGCCAACGTTTCCCCCATGGGGCCAATCGTTGATCGTCAAATCCAAGAATTAAAGCTACGACCCTACCAGACCTCCCAAACCTACCAAAACTTGAAACGCCACGGCGAGGGAGTGTTCCACGTAACCGACAATGTGGCGATGCTGGCCCAATGTGCGATCGGCCCCATCACACCGCCCCCCACATTCATCAAAGCCCCAAATATAAGTGGCAAAATCCTGACCGACGCTTGTCGTTGGTATGAATTTCGCGTTCTTGATTTGGATGATACTCAACCGCGCACCACTATCCGCTGTGAGATTGTCGGCCATGGTCGACAGCGGGACTTTTTCGGCTTCAATCGCGCCAAACACGCCGTGCTCGAGGCCGCCATCCTCGCCACGCGTGTTAACCTGATACCTCAGGATCAGATTGAGTTCGAAATGAAACGACTCCAGACGTTGATCGAAAAGACCGCTGGTGATCAAGAAAAATGGGCATTTGAGTTTCTAAGGGATTACGTCCACAATAAGACAACGCTCAAACCGTGA